The proteins below come from a single Arthrobacter crystallopoietes genomic window:
- a CDS encoding FecCD family ABC transporter permease — translation MPVVLVVLALVCFASLAFGARPISFETLIAALTDFDPANGDHAVVHSRIPRTVTALLVGAALGVAGAAMQGVARNPLADPGILGVNAGAALAVVTGIYVFGISSLSGYIWFAFVGAAVAAVVVYGIASLGREGATPIKLALAGAALTAGLSSLMNAILVSSQDTLEAFRFWQVGNVSGRGWDVILPVIPFVAVGLLITLLTGRILNNLSLGDDVARGLGQKVGLSRAITALGVVILCGAATALAGPIAFVGLVIPHVVRAFTGPDYRWILPFSLVLAPVLLLGADIVGRLIALPGEVQAGIMTAIIGAPVFIWLVRRRKAAGL, via the coding sequence ATCCCGGTGGTGCTGGTGGTCCTCGCTCTGGTGTGCTTCGCCTCGCTGGCCTTCGGCGCCCGGCCGATAAGCTTCGAAACGCTCATCGCGGCGCTGACGGATTTCGATCCGGCCAACGGCGACCATGCAGTGGTGCACTCGCGCATTCCGCGGACCGTAACGGCCCTGCTGGTCGGTGCGGCCCTCGGCGTGGCCGGCGCCGCAATGCAGGGCGTGGCCCGGAACCCGCTCGCCGACCCGGGCATTCTCGGGGTAAATGCCGGCGCGGCGCTGGCAGTGGTTACGGGCATCTACGTCTTCGGCATCAGCAGCCTGAGCGGCTACATCTGGTTCGCCTTCGTCGGCGCGGCGGTTGCCGCCGTCGTTGTTTATGGCATTGCCAGCCTGGGCCGCGAAGGCGCGACGCCGATCAAGCTGGCGCTCGCCGGCGCAGCGCTCACCGCCGGCCTCAGTTCGCTCATGAACGCCATTCTGGTCAGCAGCCAGGACACGCTGGAGGCCTTCCGGTTCTGGCAGGTCGGCAACGTCAGCGGACGCGGCTGGGACGTCATCCTGCCCGTCATTCCGTTTGTAGCGGTCGGACTGCTGATCACGCTGCTCACCGGCCGGATCCTGAACAACCTTTCGCTGGGCGACGATGTGGCGCGCGGGCTCGGGCAGAAGGTTGGCCTCTCCCGCGCCATCACTGCCCTCGGGGTGGTCATCCTGTGCGGTGCGGCGACGGCACTGGCCGGGCCGATTGCCTTCGTGGGGCTGGTCATTCCGCACGTAGTTCGCGCGTTCACCGGGCCGGACTACCGCTGGATCCTGCCGTTCTCGCTGGTGCTGGCGCCGGTACTGCTGCTTGGTGCGGACATCGTGGGCCGGCTGATCGCGCTGCCCGGCGAGGTCCAGGCCGGCATCATGACCGCCATCATCGGTGCGCCCGTCTTCATCTGGCTGGTCCGGCGGCGGAAGGCGGCAGGACTGTGA
- a CDS encoding alpha/beta fold hydrolase, whose protein sequence is MSAPFVLLHGWACPASYWNPLAGYLREAGHEVLILDLPGYSGPLEPDFEWTVENVAADFAFRFAAGGPVHWVGHSLGGSIAATIAARFPRTTASLTLAGMVPVKPSQATVERLTRLFGGPEQPGEEAAEEMIAAWFRGGNVPQGADLERFLAPFRLPAAVVRSSMLAGLTGAAEEVPDKITAPTLVVTGVRDATRPPDIVQDFLAAHPMWRHALIPEAGHLVHWEQPEACAAAILDLLAAAED, encoded by the coding sequence ATGTCCGCACCGTTCGTCCTGCTGCACGGCTGGGCCTGCCCCGCCAGCTACTGGAATCCGCTCGCCGGCTATCTGCGCGAGGCCGGGCACGAGGTGCTGATCCTGGACTTGCCGGGCTACAGCGGGCCGCTGGAGCCGGATTTTGAGTGGACGGTGGAAAACGTCGCCGCGGACTTCGCGTTCAGATTCGCCGCCGGCGGACCGGTACATTGGGTGGGCCACTCGCTCGGCGGCAGCATCGCGGCCACCATCGCGGCCCGCTTTCCGCGTACGACGGCGTCGCTCACGTTGGCAGGGATGGTCCCGGTCAAACCGTCGCAGGCAACCGTGGAGCGCCTCACCCGTCTGTTTGGCGGACCGGAGCAGCCGGGCGAGGAAGCCGCCGAAGAAATGATCGCAGCCTGGTTCCGTGGCGGAAACGTGCCGCAAGGTGCCGACCTCGAAAGGTTTCTGGCCCCCTTCCGGCTGCCGGCCGCCGTCGTACGTTCGAGCATGCTGGCCGGCCTGACCGGCGCGGCGGAGGAAGTACCCGACAAAATCACGGCCCCTACCCTGGTTGTCACCGGAGTCCGGGATGCCACACGCCCGCCGGACATCGTGCAGGATTTCCTTGCCGCCCACCCCATGTGGCGCCATGCACTGATTCCGGAAGCCGGCCATCTTGTGCATTGGGAACAACCCGAAGCCTGCGCCGCGGCCATCCTGGACCTACTGGCAGCGGCCGAGGACTGA
- a CDS encoding LLM class flavin-dependent oxidoreductase, with amino-acid sequence MDFGIFTFGELTRNIDSGKSFSPHQRLTELIELAKIADQAGIGFLGLGEHHRHDFAISAPEIVLAAIARETKNLRLATAVTVLSTQDPVRLFEQFATLDLISDGRAEIIAGRGAFTESYPLFGYDMADYDALFEEKLQLLLAARDQENLTWRGNVHHSIHGMEVAPRPLQEKLPVWVGVGGTPASFERAGRLGLPLYVALLSGPQHFARLVEYYRESAVAHGHDAAQLPIGTGGHFFVAPTSQQARDTFYPYYRAYFEQNMPRKMGHFPRETFEAWAGPGGGLLAGGPQEVIDKIMEQYEIFGHDRYMAQVGLGGLPFEDTARSIELLATEVMPVVQKETHPAKQP; translated from the coding sequence ATGGATTTCGGCATTTTTACCTTCGGCGAACTCACCCGCAATATCGACAGCGGCAAATCCTTCTCGCCCCACCAGCGGCTGACCGAGCTGATCGAGCTGGCCAAGATCGCGGACCAAGCCGGCATTGGGTTCCTGGGCCTTGGCGAGCACCACCGCCATGATTTCGCCATTTCGGCGCCGGAAATCGTGCTGGCCGCCATTGCGCGGGAAACCAAGAACCTGCGGTTGGCCACCGCCGTCACTGTCTTGTCCACGCAGGATCCGGTCCGGCTGTTCGAGCAGTTTGCAACGCTGGACTTGATCTCGGACGGCCGCGCGGAAATCATCGCCGGCCGCGGCGCCTTCACGGAGTCCTATCCGCTGTTCGGCTACGACATGGCGGACTACGATGCCTTGTTCGAGGAGAAGCTGCAGCTGCTGCTGGCCGCGCGCGATCAGGAGAACCTGACGTGGCGGGGCAACGTCCATCACAGCATCCACGGGATGGAGGTTGCTCCGCGCCCGCTGCAGGAGAAGCTGCCGGTCTGGGTTGGCGTCGGCGGAACGCCCGCGTCTTTTGAGCGTGCCGGCCGGCTGGGGCTGCCGCTGTATGTGGCACTGCTGTCCGGGCCGCAGCACTTCGCGCGGCTGGTGGAGTACTACCGCGAATCCGCCGTCGCCCACGGCCACGACGCGGCGCAGCTGCCCATCGGGACCGGCGGCCACTTCTTCGTGGCGCCAACCTCACAGCAGGCGCGCGACACGTTCTATCCGTACTACCGCGCGTACTTCGAGCAGAATATGCCGCGGAAGATGGGGCACTTTCCGCGCGAAACTTTCGAGGCGTGGGCCGGACCCGGCGGCGGCCTGCTCGCCGGCGGCCCGCAGGAGGTCATCGACAAGATCATGGAACAGTACGAGATCTTCGGCCACGACCGCTATATGGCGCAGGTGGGCCTGGGCGGCCTGCCGTTCGAGGACACGGCCCGGTCTATTGAGCTGCTCGCCACCGAAGTTATGCCGGTGGTGCAAAAGGAAACGCACCCCGCGAAACAGCCGTAA